A window of the Streptomyces sp. NBC_00454 genome harbors these coding sequences:
- the sufB gene encoding Fe-S cluster assembly protein SufB → MTTETAHPELDGLGTYEYGWVDSDAAGSVAKRGLSEEVVRDISAKKSEPEWMLNLRLKGLKLFGKKPMPNWGSDLSGIDFDNIKYFVRSTEKQAASWEDLPEDIKNTYDRLGIPEAEKQRLVAGVAAQYESEVVYHQIREDLEEQGVIFLDTDTALKEHPELFQEYFGTVIPVGDNKFASLNTAVWSGGSFIYVPKGVKVDIPLQAYFRINTENMGQFERTLIIVDEDAYVHYVEGCTAPIYSSDSLHSAVVEIIVKKGGRCRYTTIQNWSNNVYNLVTKRAVAYEGATMEWIDGNIGSKVTMKYPAVYLMGEHAKGETLSIAFAGEGQHQDAGSKMVHMAPNTSSNIVSKSVARGGGRTSYRGLVEIGEGAHGSKSNVLCDALLVDTISRSDTYPYVDVREDDVSMGHEATVSKVSDDQLFYLMSRGLTEFEAMAMIVRGFVEPIARELPMEYALELNRLIELQMEGSVG, encoded by the coding sequence ATGACCACGGAGACTGCTCACCCTGAGCTCGATGGCCTGGGCACCTACGAATACGGATGGGTCGACTCCGACGCGGCCGGTTCGGTCGCCAAGCGGGGCCTGTCCGAAGAGGTCGTCCGCGACATCTCGGCGAAGAAGTCCGAGCCGGAGTGGATGCTGAACCTCCGCCTCAAGGGCCTCAAGCTGTTCGGCAAGAAGCCCATGCCCAACTGGGGTTCCGACCTCTCGGGCATCGACTTCGACAACATCAAGTACTTCGTGCGCTCCACCGAGAAGCAGGCCGCTTCCTGGGAGGACCTGCCGGAGGACATCAAGAACACGTACGACAGGCTCGGCATCCCCGAGGCGGAGAAGCAGCGCCTCGTCGCCGGTGTCGCGGCCCAGTACGAGTCCGAGGTCGTCTACCACCAGATCCGTGAGGACCTGGAGGAGCAGGGCGTCATCTTCCTCGACACGGACACCGCGCTCAAGGAGCACCCGGAGCTCTTCCAGGAGTACTTCGGCACGGTCATCCCGGTCGGCGACAACAAGTTCGCCTCGCTGAACACCGCCGTGTGGTCGGGCGGCTCGTTCATCTACGTCCCCAAGGGCGTCAAGGTCGACATCCCGCTCCAGGCCTACTTCCGTATCAACACGGAGAACATGGGTCAGTTCGAGCGGACGCTGATCATCGTGGACGAGGACGCCTACGTCCACTACGTCGAGGGCTGCACCGCCCCGATCTACTCCTCGGACTCGCTGCACAGCGCCGTGGTCGAGATCATCGTGAAGAAGGGCGGCCGCTGCCGCTACACGACGATCCAGAACTGGTCGAACAACGTCTACAACCTGGTCACCAAGCGCGCCGTGGCGTACGAGGGCGCGACCATGGAGTGGATCGACGGCAACATCGGTTCCAAGGTCACCATGAAGTACCCGGCCGTGTACCTGATGGGCGAGCACGCCAAGGGCGAGACCCTGTCGATCGCCTTCGCGGGCGAGGGCCAGCACCAGGACGCCGGTTCCAAGATGGTCCACATGGCGCCGAACACCTCCTCCAACATCGTCTCCAAGTCGGTGGCGCGAGGCGGCGGCCGTACCTCCTACCGAGGCCTGGTCGAGATCGGCGAGGGCGCCCACGGCTCCAAGTCGAACGTGCTCTGTGACGCGCTCCTGGTCGACACGATCTCCCGCTCGGACACGTACCCCTACGTGGACGTCCGCGAGGACGACGTGTCCATGGGCCACGAGGCCACCGTCTCCAAGGTCTCCGACGACCAGCTCTTCTACCTGATGAGCCGCGGTCTGACGGAGTTCGAGGCCATGGCGATGATCGTGCGCGGCTTCGTCGAGCCGATCGCCCGGGAGCTGCCGATGGAGTACGCGCTGGAGCTGAACCGGCTGATCGAGCTGCAGATGGAGGGCTCGGTCGGTTAA
- the sufC gene encoding Fe-S cluster assembly ATPase SufC, translating to MATLEIHDLHVSVEAENGAREILKGVDLTVKAGETHAIMGPNGSGKSTLAYSLAGHPKYTITGGTVTLDGEDVLEMSVDERARAGVFLAMQYPVEVPGVSVSNFLRTSATAIRGEAPKLRTWVKEVKSAMEQLQMDPAFAERNVNEGFSGGEKKRHEILQLELLKPKIAILDETDSGLDVDALRQVSEGVNRVHATGEVGTLLITHYTRILRYIKPDFVHVFSEGRIVESGGAELADKLEAEGYESYSTKGGATA from the coding sequence ATGGCAACGCTTGAAATCCACGACCTGCACGTCTCCGTCGAGGCCGAGAACGGCGCCCGCGAGATCCTCAAGGGTGTCGACCTCACGGTCAAGGCCGGCGAGACGCACGCCATCATGGGTCCGAACGGCTCCGGCAAGTCCACCCTGGCCTACTCCCTCGCGGGCCACCCGAAGTACACGATCACCGGCGGCACGGTGACCCTCGACGGCGAAGACGTCCTGGAGATGTCCGTCGACGAGCGCGCCCGCGCCGGTGTGTTCCTCGCCATGCAGTACCCGGTCGAGGTCCCCGGTGTTTCGGTCTCCAACTTCCTGCGTACGTCGGCCACCGCCATCCGCGGCGAGGCGCCGAAGCTGCGTACCTGGGTGAAGGAGGTCAAGTCCGCGATGGAGCAGCTCCAGATGGACCCGGCCTTCGCCGAGCGCAACGTCAACGAGGGCTTCTCCGGCGGTGAGAAGAAGCGCCACGAGATCCTGCAGCTGGAGCTCCTGAAGCCGAAGATCGCGATCCTCGACGAGACCGACTCCGGCCTCGACGTCGATGCCCTGCGCCAGGTCTCCGAGGGCGTCAACCGCGTCCACGCGACCGGTGAGGTCGGCACCCTGCTGATCACGCACTACACGCGGATCCTGCGCTACATCAAGCCCGACTTCGTCCACGTCTTCTCCGAGGGCCGCATCGTCGAGTCCGGCGGCGCCGAGCTCGCCGACAAGCTGGAGGCCGAAGGCTACGAGTCGTACAGCACGAAGGGTGGCGCGACCGCGTGA
- a CDS encoding TetR/AcrR family transcriptional regulator, giving the protein MARRYDPERRQRIIDAAIRVVGAKGIAGLSHRSVAAEADVPLGSTTYHFATLDDLLVAALRQANEAFTPVLDPGSDLAEALARLLGELLSQDRARAELEYELYLAALRRPALRPVAAEWCEAVAGALADRVDPATARAVVAVMDGISLQVLLTGTEYDESWVRETLSRVLRSV; this is encoded by the coding sequence ATGGCCCGCCGGTACGACCCCGAGCGCAGGCAGCGCATCATCGACGCGGCGATCCGGGTGGTCGGCGCCAAGGGCATCGCGGGGCTGAGCCACCGGAGCGTGGCGGCGGAGGCGGACGTCCCGCTCGGGTCGACCACGTACCACTTCGCGACCCTGGACGACCTGCTGGTCGCGGCGCTGCGGCAGGCGAACGAGGCCTTCACGCCGGTACTGGACCCCGGGAGCGATCTCGCGGAAGCGCTGGCCCGGCTGCTGGGGGAGCTGCTGTCGCAGGACCGGGCGCGCGCCGAGCTGGAGTACGAGCTCTACCTGGCCGCCCTGCGCCGCCCGGCGCTGCGCCCGGTGGCGGCCGAATGGTGCGAGGCCGTGGCCGGCGCCCTTGCGGACCGGGTGGATCCGGCTACGGCGCGGGCGGTGGTGGCGGTGATGGACGGCATCAGCCTCCAGGTCCTCCTGACGGGTACGGAATACGACGAGTCCTGGGTGCGGGAGACGCTGTCCCGCGTCCTGCGGTCGGTCTAG
- a CDS encoding metal-sulfur cluster assembly factor codes for MTENATPEASIKPATEEEVREALYDVVDPELGIDVVNLGLIYGIHIDDANIATLDMTLTSAACPLTDVIEDQAKSATDGIVSELRINWVWMPPWGPDKITDDGREQLRALGFNV; via the coding sequence ATGACCGAGAACGCGACGCCCGAGGCGTCCATCAAGCCGGCCACCGAGGAAGAGGTCCGCGAGGCCCTCTACGACGTGGTCGACCCCGAACTGGGCATCGACGTCGTCAACCTGGGCCTGATCTACGGCATCCACATCGACGACGCGAACATCGCCACCCTCGACATGACCCTGACCTCGGCGGCGTGCCCGCTGACGGACGTCATCGAGGACCAGGCGAAGTCGGCGACGGACGGCATCGTCAGCGAGCTGCGGATCAACTGGGTCTGGATGCCGCCGTGGGGCCCGGACAAGATCACGGACGACGGTCGCGAGCAGCTGCGCGCGCTCGGTTTCAACGTCTGA
- a CDS encoding winged helix-turn-helix transcriptional regulator, with amino-acid sequence MAQRTQLDDADCSIAQALDVVGDWWTLLIVRDAARGVSRFDEFQRELGMSRKVLTERLKLLVEAGVLTREPYQERPVRHEYRLSPRGRALLPVLVALQDWGDTWILGEGEMTATTQEASREAARVHALRGTRLPELLLPDRFGELRDPVADTPFTVLYCFPGAFARADAYPPGWGGIPGARGCTLESCTYRDQLAEFTGAGATVHGVSTQRPDEQREFAEAEGLRFPLLSDAELGLVAALRLPTFRAGGASRLKRLTLVVDRDRTVREAIYPIQDIEASVAAALAAVRAG; translated from the coding sequence ATGGCCCAGCGCACGCAGCTCGACGACGCGGACTGCTCCATCGCCCAGGCCCTCGACGTCGTGGGCGACTGGTGGACGCTGCTGATCGTTCGGGACGCCGCACGCGGCGTCTCCCGGTTCGACGAGTTCCAGCGCGAGCTGGGCATGTCCCGGAAGGTGCTGACGGAGCGGCTGAAACTGCTGGTCGAGGCGGGGGTACTGACCCGCGAGCCGTACCAGGAGCGCCCCGTTCGGCACGAGTACCGGCTGTCCCCGCGCGGGCGTGCGCTACTGCCGGTCCTGGTCGCCCTCCAGGACTGGGGAGACACCTGGATCCTGGGAGAGGGAGAGATGACGGCCACCACGCAAGAGGCCTCGCGGGAGGCGGCGCGGGTCCACGCGCTGCGCGGCACCCGACTGCCGGAGCTGCTGCTGCCGGACCGCTTCGGCGAGCTCCGCGATCCGGTGGCGGACACCCCGTTCACCGTCCTGTACTGCTTCCCGGGCGCGTTCGCACGAGCCGACGCCTACCCCCCGGGGTGGGGCGGGATCCCCGGCGCCCGGGGATGCACCCTGGAGTCGTGCACCTACCGGGACCAGCTCGCGGAGTTCACCGGGGCGGGTGCGACGGTGCACGGGGTGTCGACGCAGCGGCCGGACGAGCAGCGGGAGTTCGCGGAGGCCGAGGGGCTGCGCTTCCCGCTGCTCTCGGACGCGGAGCTCGGGCTGGTGGCGGCGTTGCGGTTGCCGACGTTCCGGGCGGGGGGTGCCAGCCGGCTGAAGCGGCTGACGCTGGTCGTGGACCGGGACCGGACGGTCCGCGAGGCGATCTACCCGATCCAGGACATCGAAGCGAGCGTGGCCGCGGCGCTGGCGGCGGTCCGCGCCGGGTAG
- a CDS encoding bifunctional 3-phenylpropionate/cinnamic acid dioxygenase ferredoxin subunit translates to MTYLKACALSELEENTPKRVELDGTAVSIVSTEGEVFAINDICSHANVSLSEGEVEDCQIECWLHGSAFDLRTGKPSGLPATRPVPVYPVKIEGGDVLVSLTQES, encoded by the coding sequence ATGACGTACCTCAAGGCTTGTGCGCTGAGCGAGCTCGAAGAGAACACCCCCAAGCGGGTGGAGCTCGACGGCACCGCGGTGTCCATCGTCTCCACCGAGGGGGAGGTGTTCGCGATCAACGACATCTGCTCGCACGCGAACGTCTCGCTCTCGGAGGGCGAGGTCGAGGACTGCCAGATCGAGTGCTGGCTGCACGGGTCGGCCTTCGACCTGCGCACCGGCAAGCCCTCGGGTCTGCCCGCGACGCGCCCCGTACCCGTATACCCCGTAAAGATCGAAGGGGGCGACGTGCTCGTCTCCCTCACCCAGGAGTCCTGA
- the sufU gene encoding Fe-S cluster assembly sulfur transfer protein SufU, producing the protein MKLESMYQELILDHYKHPRGRGLRDGDAEVHHVNPTCGDEITLRVKYDGETLTDISYEGQGCSISQAGASILNELLVGKELAEAQKIQATFLELMQSKGKIEPDEAMEEVLEDAVAFAGVSKYPARVKCALLSWMAWKDATAQALGDAERKTA; encoded by the coding sequence GTGAAGCTGGAATCCATGTACCAGGAACTGATCCTGGACCACTACAAGCACCCGCGCGGCCGTGGCCTGCGCGACGGCGACGCCGAGGTGCACCACGTCAATCCGACGTGCGGCGACGAGATCACGCTGCGCGTGAAGTACGACGGCGAGACGCTCACCGACATCTCGTACGAGGGCCAGGGCTGCTCCATCAGCCAGGCCGGCGCGTCGATACTGAACGAGCTGCTCGTCGGCAAGGAGCTGGCCGAGGCGCAGAAGATCCAGGCGACGTTCCTGGAGCTGATGCAGTCCAAGGGCAAGATCGAGCCCGACGAGGCCATGGAGGAGGTGCTGGAGGACGCGGTCGCGTTCGCCGGTGTCTCCAAGTATCCGGCGCGGGTGAAGTGTGCTCTGCTGAGCTGGATGGCGTGGAAGGACGCGACCGCCCAGGCACTGGGCGACGCCGAGAGGAAGACGGCATGA
- a CDS encoding multidrug efflux SMR transporter has protein sequence MPYILLAAAIAAEVAGTTAMKFSEGFTKLWPSLITLAGYVIAFSLLAQTLKSMSVGTAYAIWAGVGTAAIAAIGMVFMGEAATAAKIGGIVLVIAGVVLLNLGGASH, from the coding sequence ATGCCGTACATACTGCTTGCCGCCGCGATAGCCGCAGAGGTCGCCGGGACCACCGCCATGAAGTTCAGCGAGGGCTTCACGAAGCTGTGGCCCTCGCTGATCACCCTCGCCGGATACGTCATCGCCTTCTCCCTGCTCGCGCAGACGCTGAAGTCGATGTCCGTCGGCACGGCGTACGCGATCTGGGCGGGCGTCGGCACGGCGGCCATCGCCGCCATCGGCATGGTCTTCATGGGGGAGGCCGCGACGGCCGCGAAGATCGGCGGGATCGTGCTCGTGATCGCCGGGGTCGTCCTGCTGAACCTCGGCGGGGCGAGCCACTGA
- the sufD gene encoding Fe-S cluster assembly protein SufD: MAEAQNIPAGSTTAGAIAVAAESTVATRMSAPPSFDVADFPVPHGREEEWRFTPLARLKGLHDGTAVANGTMKAQIDAPEGVTVESVERGDARIGKAGTPVDRIAAQAFSSFAKATVVTVPKEAVLTEPVRVSLHGEGGTTFGHTVFDVQAFAEAVIVIDHTGDGVRAANVDFLVGDGAKLTVVSVQDWDDTAVHCSQHNALVGRDATFKSIIVTFGGDVVRLHPRVNYAGPGGEAELLGLYFTDAGQHQEHRLLVDHKAPHCKSHVVYKGALQGEGAHAVWIGDVLIEKTAEGTDTYEMNRNLVLTDGARVDSVPNLEIETGEIVGAGHASATGRFDDEQLFYLQSRGIPADEARRLVVRGFFAELVQQIGVDDIEERLLAKIETELQGSV; this comes from the coding sequence ATGGCTGAGGCTCAGAACATTCCGGCGGGTTCCACCACCGCCGGCGCGATCGCGGTGGCCGCCGAGTCCACCGTCGCCACCCGGATGAGTGCACCCCCGTCCTTCGACGTGGCGGACTTCCCCGTGCCCCACGGCCGCGAGGAGGAGTGGCGCTTCACGCCGCTCGCCCGCCTCAAGGGCCTGCACGACGGCACCGCGGTCGCCAACGGCACCATGAAGGCCCAGATCGACGCGCCCGAGGGCGTCACGGTCGAGTCGGTGGAGCGCGGCGACGCGCGCATCGGCAAGGCCGGCACCCCGGTGGACCGGATCGCCGCCCAGGCGTTCTCGTCCTTCGCCAAGGCCACGGTCGTCACCGTGCCCAAGGAAGCCGTCCTGACCGAGCCCGTGCGCGTCTCGCTGCACGGCGAGGGCGGCACGACCTTCGGCCACACCGTCTTCGACGTCCAGGCCTTCGCCGAGGCCGTCATCGTCATCGACCACACCGGTGACGGCGTGCGCGCCGCCAACGTCGACTTCCTCGTCGGCGACGGAGCCAAGCTCACCGTCGTGTCCGTGCAGGACTGGGACGACACCGCCGTCCACTGCTCCCAGCACAACGCGCTGGTCGGCCGGGACGCGACCTTCAAGTCGATCATCGTCACCTTCGGCGGCGACGTCGTCCGCCTGCACCCGCGCGTGAACTACGCGGGCCCCGGCGGCGAGGCCGAGCTCCTCGGCCTGTACTTCACGGACGCCGGTCAGCACCAGGAGCACCGCCTCCTGGTCGACCACAAGGCCCCGCACTGCAAGTCGCACGTGGTCTACAAGGGTGCGCTGCAGGGCGAAGGCGCCCACGCGGTCTGGATCGGTGACGTCCTCATCGAGAAGACCGCCGAGGGCACCGACACCTACGAGATGAACCGCAACCTCGTCCTCACGGACGGCGCGCGGGTCGACTCGGTGCCGAACCTGGAGATCGAGACCGGCGAGATCGTCGGCGCCGGCCACGCCTCCGCGACCGGCCGCTTCGACGACGAGCAGCTCTTCTACCTCCAGTCGAGGGGCATCCCGGCCGACGAGGCCCGCCGCCTGGTCGTGCGCGGCTTCTTCGCCGAGCTCGTCCAGCAGATCGGTGTCGACGACATCGAGGAGCGCCTGCTCGCCAAGATCGAGACCGAGCTCCAGGGTTCCGTCTGA
- a CDS encoding cysteine desulfurase: MTQLPGLLDIEAIRKDFPLLDRVVHDGKKIVYLDNAATSQKPRQVLDALNEYYEQHNANVHRGVHVLAEEATALYEGARDKVAAFINAPSRNEVIFTKNASESLNLVANMLGWADEPYRVDRETEIAITEMEHHSNIVPWQLLSQRTGAKLKWFGLTDDGRLDLSNIEEVITEKTKIVSFTLVSNIMGTVNPTEAIVRRAQEVGALVLIDASQAAPHMPLDVQALGADFVAFTGHKMCGPTGIGVLWGRQELLEDLPPFLGGGEMIETVSMHSSTYAPAPHKFEAGTPPIAQAVGLGAAVDYLTAIGMDKIAAHEHAITEYAIKRLAEVPDLRIIGPTTAEDRGAAISFVLGDIHPHDVGQVLDEQGIAVRVGHHCARPVCLRYGIPATTRASFYLYSSPAEVDALIDGLEHVRNFFG, encoded by the coding sequence GTGACACAGCTGCCTGGCCTCCTCGACATCGAGGCGATCCGCAAGGACTTCCCCCTTCTGGATCGTGTGGTCCACGACGGGAAGAAGATCGTTTACCTGGACAACGCTGCGACCTCGCAGAAGCCGCGCCAGGTGCTCGACGCGCTGAACGAGTACTACGAGCAGCACAACGCCAACGTCCACCGCGGCGTGCACGTGCTCGCCGAGGAGGCCACGGCGCTGTACGAGGGCGCTCGCGACAAGGTCGCCGCCTTCATCAACGCACCGAGCCGCAACGAGGTGATCTTCACCAAGAACGCCTCGGAGTCGCTCAACCTGGTCGCGAACATGCTCGGCTGGGCGGACGAGCCCTACCGGGTCGACCGCGAGACCGAGATCGCCATCACGGAGATGGAACACCACTCCAACATCGTCCCGTGGCAGCTGCTCTCGCAGCGCACCGGCGCGAAGCTGAAGTGGTTCGGCCTGACCGACGACGGCCGGCTCGACCTGTCCAACATCGAAGAGGTCATCACGGAGAAGACGAAGATCGTCTCCTTCACGCTGGTCTCCAACATCATGGGCACGGTCAACCCGACCGAGGCGATCGTCCGGCGCGCGCAGGAGGTCGGCGCGCTGGTGCTGATCGACGCCTCGCAGGCCGCTCCGCACATGCCGCTGGACGTCCAGGCGCTCGGCGCGGACTTCGTGGCCTTCACCGGTCACAAGATGTGCGGTCCGACCGGCATCGGCGTCCTGTGGGGCCGCCAGGAGCTGCTCGAGGACCTGCCGCCCTTCCTGGGCGGCGGCGAGATGATCGAAACCGTCTCGATGCACTCCTCGACGTACGCCCCGGCGCCCCACAAGTTCGAGGCGGGTACGCCCCCGATCGCCCAGGCCGTCGGCCTCGGCGCGGCCGTGGACTACCTGACCGCGATCGGCATGGACAAGATCGCAGCGCACGAGCACGCGATCACGGAGTACGCGATCAAGCGGCTCGCGGAAGTCCCCGACCTGCGCATCATCGGCCCGACCACGGCCGAGGACCGCGGCGCGGCGATCTCCTTCGTGCTCGGTGACATCCACCCGCACGACGTCGGCCAGGTACTGGACGAGCAGGGCATCGCGGTCCGCGTGGGTCACCACTGCGCCCGCCCGGTCTGCCTCCGGTACGGAATTCCGGCGACGACGCGAGCGTCTTTCTATCTGTACTCCTCTCCGGCCGAGGTCGACGCACTGATCGACGGGCTGGAGCACGTACGGAACTTCTTCGGCTGA
- a CDS encoding DUF3616 domain-containing protein, with protein sequence MTVRVSPAHRRGAVGAAGAAALLVAGLAVPAYAAQEAAAVPTIVLSAGHLTGAVDAIGDPGIAVDLAQDGIPAAFLKVDVVSSSNPAVARPDDVTFRRTGHGGGRELTVHPRGRGYTDLTLRVTGRGGRTATATLSYAASARVGTGLLGTRYLTGSSDSSAAVDVGGGYVLVADDETNVLRLYDRSRSGAPVKTWDLGAALGAKKEVDIEAAARVGDTVYWTGSLGNNKDGKYKADRNTVFTTKLTGTGAATEVAFGSAYKGLREDLIAWDTANGNRYGFAAGTAAGRIPKSIDGFNVEGLEFAPGSTTTAYLGFRAPLAPAVPGGKALIVPVTNFDQVVAGAAKATFGAGIELDLGGLSIRDIRKNAADQYLILAGSWAADDNSDPYALYQWDGVAGHAPVKRADLPTTDPGGWEAVVAVPDLRVPGARVQLITDSGSADLYGDGTEAKDLTFPEWKKSRSAWFTLGPIRGGHR encoded by the coding sequence GTGACCGTTCGCGTTTCACCGGCGCACCGCAGGGGTGCCGTGGGAGCTGCCGGGGCCGCAGCCCTGCTCGTCGCCGGGCTGGCCGTGCCCGCGTACGCCGCGCAGGAAGCCGCCGCCGTACCGACCATCGTGCTCTCCGCAGGACACCTGACCGGTGCCGTCGACGCGATCGGCGACCCCGGGATCGCCGTGGACCTCGCACAGGACGGGATACCCGCAGCCTTCCTCAAGGTCGACGTGGTCTCCTCCAGCAACCCGGCGGTCGCCCGGCCGGACGACGTCACCTTCCGCCGCACCGGCCACGGCGGCGGTCGCGAGCTGACCGTCCACCCGCGCGGTCGCGGCTACACCGACCTGACGCTCCGGGTGACCGGCCGCGGCGGCAGGACGGCCACCGCCACGCTCTCCTACGCGGCTTCGGCGCGCGTGGGCACCGGGCTCCTCGGCACCCGCTACCTCACCGGCTCCTCCGACTCCTCGGCGGCCGTGGACGTCGGCGGCGGTTACGTGCTGGTCGCCGACGACGAGACCAACGTGCTGCGCCTGTACGACCGTTCCCGCTCGGGCGCCCCGGTCAAGACCTGGGACCTCGGCGCCGCGCTCGGCGCCAAGAAGGAAGTCGACATCGAGGCCGCGGCCCGGGTCGGCGACACCGTCTACTGGACGGGCTCGCTCGGCAACAACAAGGACGGCAAGTACAAGGCCGACCGCAACACCGTCTTCACCACGAAGCTCACCGGGACGGGCGCGGCCACCGAGGTCGCCTTCGGCTCCGCCTACAAGGGCCTGCGCGAGGACCTGATCGCCTGGGACACGGCGAACGGGAACCGCTACGGCTTCGCCGCCGGTACGGCGGCCGGCCGGATCCCCAAGAGCATCGACGGGTTCAACGTGGAGGGCCTGGAGTTCGCCCCGGGCTCCACCACCACCGCCTATCTGGGCTTCCGCGCCCCGCTGGCGCCCGCGGTGCCCGGCGGCAAGGCGCTGATCGTCCCCGTCACCAACTTCGACCAGGTCGTGGCCGGAGCGGCCAAGGCCACCTTCGGTGCGGGCATCGAGCTCGACCTCGGCGGTCTGTCGATCCGTGACATCCGCAAGAACGCGGCCGACCAGTACCTGATCCTGGCCGGCTCCTGGGCGGCGGACGACAACTCCGACCCCTACGCGCTCTACCAGTGGGACGGCGTCGCGGGCCACGCCCCCGTCAAGCGGGCCGACCTGCCGACCACCGACCCCGGCGGCTGGGAAGCCGTGGTCGCCGTACCCGACCTGCGGGTGCCCGGCGCCCGCGTCCAGCTGATCACCGACAGCGGCTCCGCCGATCTGTACGGAGACGGCACAGAGGCCAAGGACCTCACCTTCCCCGAGTGGAAGAAGTCCCGGTCCGCATGGTTCACGCTCGGCCCGATTCGTGGAGGACACCGATGA
- a CDS encoding DUF3616 domain-containing protein, with protein MLAAGTPLMSAHAASYGTPTISLSASYLSGAIGAVGDPTVNVTVAQSGADVSALTVSASASSKTSVAGTGDVTVTGAGAVRQLAVTARGRGYTNLTVKVTGLGGLTATKTLYYAASPAVQNPADARYFTGASDSSAAVDVGGGYTVVADDENNVLRLYDRSRSAAPVKTWDFSSQLGVTKEVDIEGATLIGNTIYWTGSLGNNKDGEYKAPRNTVFTTTMSGSGSTTQLAYGRSYKKLRDDLVAWDTANGNRYGFAAGTAAGEAPKQIDGFNVEGLEFAPGSTTTAYLGFRAPLAPAVLGGKALIVPVTNFDKVLSSGAKATFGAGIELDLGGLSIRDIRKNAADQYLILAGSWAADDNSDPYALYQWDGVAGHAPVKRADLPTTDPGGWEAIVDVPDLTVAGARVQLITDSGSADLYGDGVEAKDLTHPEWKKARAAWFTLN; from the coding sequence ATGCTCGCCGCCGGCACGCCGCTCATGTCGGCGCACGCCGCGAGCTACGGCACGCCGACCATCTCCCTGTCCGCCTCCTACCTCTCCGGCGCCATCGGCGCGGTCGGTGACCCGACGGTGAACGTGACCGTGGCACAGAGCGGCGCGGACGTCTCCGCGCTCACCGTCAGCGCCTCGGCCTCCAGCAAGACCTCGGTCGCCGGGACGGGCGACGTGACCGTCACCGGAGCCGGCGCCGTCCGGCAGCTGGCCGTCACCGCGCGCGGCCGCGGCTACACCAACCTCACCGTCAAGGTGACCGGGCTGGGCGGCCTGACCGCCACCAAGACGCTGTACTACGCGGCCTCGCCCGCCGTGCAGAACCCGGCCGATGCCCGCTACTTCACCGGCGCCTCCGACTCCTCGGCCGCCGTGGACGTCGGCGGCGGCTACACGGTGGTCGCCGACGACGAGAACAACGTGCTGCGCCTGTACGACCGTTCCCGCTCGGCCGCCCCGGTCAAGACCTGGGACTTCAGCTCGCAGCTCGGTGTCACCAAGGAGGTGGACATCGAGGGGGCGACCCTGATCGGCAACACCATCTACTGGACGGGCTCGCTCGGCAACAACAAGGACGGCGAGTACAAGGCGCCCCGCAACACCGTGTTCACCACCACCATGAGCGGCTCCGGCTCGACCACGCAGCTCGCGTACGGGCGCTCGTACAAGAAGCTCCGTGACGACCTGGTGGCCTGGGACACGGCGAACGGGAACCGCTACGGCTTCGCGGCCGGTACGGCGGCCGGTGAGGCGCCGAAGCAGATCGACGGGTTCAACGTGGAGGGCCTGGAGTTCGCGCCGGGCTCCACCACCACCGCCTACCTGGGCTTCCGCGCCCCGCTGGCCCCGGCCGTGCTGGGCGGCAAGGCGCTGATCGTGCCGGTGACCAACTTCGACAAGGTGCTCTCCAGCGGCGCCAAGGCCACCTTCGGTGCGGGCATCGAGCTCGACCTCGGCGGTCTGTCGATCCGTGACATCCGCAAGAACGCGGCCGACCAGTACCTGATCCTGGCCGGTTCCTGGGCGGCGGACGACAACTCCGACCCCTACGCGCTCTACCAGTGGGACGGCGTCGCCGGCCACGCCCCCGTCAAGCGGGCCGACCTGCCGACCACCGACCCGGGCGGCTGGGAAGCCATCGTGGACGTCCCGGACCTGACGGTCGCGGGCGCGCGGGTGCAGCTGATCACCGACAGCGGCTCCGCCGATCTGTACGGGGACGGGGTCGAGGCCAAGGACCTCACCCACCCGGAGTGGAAGAAGGCGCGTGCGGCCTGGTTCACGCTGAACTGA